From Triticum aestivum cultivar Chinese Spring chromosome 4A, IWGSC CS RefSeq v2.1, whole genome shotgun sequence, a single genomic window includes:
- the LOC123081678 gene encoding pollen allergen KBG 41 → MAVQQCTMALFVAVALVAGPTISYAAEAGQAPAGAQPKATTEEQKIIEQANKAFKAAVATAAVVPPADKPKYFQTTFVNNFGNWTLEGLANASSANASMSTRVIFAQVAAAMNAQGTTPEAQYDSFVAIFGESLRIIAGILEVHAIKPAREEVKGASPAGELKAIDQIDTAFRTAATAADAAPAEDKSTVFDSAFSKAIKETMGDAYKDYKFVPALESAVKKIYTALVPAKPTEKIFVFESALEDTIGAMATAAAAPAAPTPTPASAAGGDKV, encoded by the coding sequence ATGGCAGTGCAGCAGTGCACAATGGCGCTCTTCGTGGCGGTCGCCCTCGTGGCCGGGCCAACCATCTCGTACGCTGCCGAAGCCGGCCAAGCCCCGGCCGGGGCACAACCCAAGGCCACGACCGAGGAGCAGAAGATAATTGAGCAGGCCAACAAAGCCTTCAAGGCGGCCGTGGCGACGGCAGCCGTAGTCCCTCCAGCGGACAAGCCCAAGTATTTCCAGACCACCTTCGTCAACAACTTTGGCAACTGGACACTCGAAGGGTTAGCCAACGCGTCCAGCGCCAACGCCAGTATGAGCACTAGGGTCATCTTCGCTCAGGTGGCGGCCGCCATGAACGCCCAGGGCACTACCCCGGAGGCCCAGTATGACTCCTTCGTGGCCATCTTTGGCGAGTCGCTCCGCATCATTGCTGGCATCCTTGAGGTCCACGCCATCAAGCCCGCCCGCGAGGAAGTCAAGGGGGCGAGCCCTGCTGGCGAGCTCAAGGCCATTGACCAGATCGACACCGCCTTCAGGACTGCAGCCACCGCTGCCGATGCTGCCCCGGCCGAGGACAAGTCCACCGTCTTCGACTCCGCCTTCAGCAAGGCCATCAAGGAGACCATGGGCGATGCATACAAGGACTACAAGTTCGTCCCCGCCCTCGAATCTGCCGTCAAGAAGATCTACACCGCATTAGTTCCCGCGAAGCCCACGGAAAAGATCTTCGTCTTTGAGAGCGCCCTTGAAGACACCATCGGCGCCATGGCCACCGCGGCCGCTGCCCCCGCAGCGCCCACTCCCACTCCCGCCTCCGCGGCCGGTGGCGACAAAGTCTGA